The Thermobifida halotolerans sequence GGCGCAGATCTCGTCGCTGTTCGCGCTGTGGTCGGTCACCTCCTTCACCCTCGAGGTCCCCTCGGGCGTGCTCGCCGACCGCGTCTCCCGTCGTCTGCTGCTGGCGGCCGCGCCCCTGCTGGCCGGTGCAGGCTTCGCGCTGTGGGTCCTGCTGCCCTCCTATCCGGCCTTCGCCGTCGGCTTCGTGCTGTGGGGCGCGGGCGGGGCGCTGGGGTCCGGCGCGCTGGAGGCGCTCGTCTACGAGGGGCTGGCCGCGGCCGGTGCGGCACACCGCTATCCGCGGCTCATCGGCCGGTCCCGGGCGGTCGCCACCGCGGCGGTCGTGGTCGCGACCCCGCTGGCCTCCCCGGTGCTGGCCGCGGGCGGCTACGCCGCGCTGGGCGCGGCCAGCGTCGCGGCGTGCGTGTGCGCCGCGGCCGCGGGGTGGGCGCTGCCCGAGGCCCCGCGCGACCGGGCCGCCTCCGACGACGGCGACGGGGAGGCGGGGGTGCTGCGCGACGCGCTCGCCGAGGTGCGGCGCGCTCCCGCGCTGCTGGGTGTGCTGGCGCTGCTCTCGGTGCTCAGCGGGGCCGAGGCGCTGGAGGAGTACCTTCCGCTGCTCGCCCGCTCCACGGGAGTCTCCGACACGGCCGTTCCCCCGCTGGTGCTGCTGGTCACGGCGGGCACCGCGGTGGGCCAGTGGTGCGCCGGGCACGCCACCCGGTGGGCGGGCCCGGCGCTGTGCGCGGCCGCGCTGCTGCTGGCCGTCGGCGCGTTCAGCGGACATCCGGCGGGCATGCTGGGCGTGGCCGCCGCGTTCGGGGTGCTGGCGTGGGCGGGCGTGGCGGTGGAGACGCGGCTGCAGGAGCGCATCAGCGACCGGTCGCGGGCCACGGTCACGTCACTGGCCGGAATCGGCACCGAGACGGTGGGGCTGCTGTTCTTCGCGGTCTACGGGCTCGGGTCGGTCTGGGCGGGACCGGGTGCGCTGTTCGCGGTGCTGGCCGTGCCCTTCCTGGTGGTGGGGCTGCTGCTGTGGCGGCCCCGGTGAGGCCGCTCACTCGCTCCCGTCGGGGCGCAGCACCCGCACCCGCAGCACCCCGTCGGTCTCCGACAGCTCCGCGGCGAGGTGGCCGGTGTCGGCCCGGCCCTCCAGGCGCAGGTCCAGGTCGACGGTTGCCGCGCCGTCCCGTTCCGTGCGCCGCTGGGCGCGCACGTCGTGGACCGAGAAGCCCGCGGCGGTGGCCAGGGCCAGGACCGACCGCAGCACCCCGCGCCCGTCCTCGTAGTTGACCCGCAGCAGCGCGTCCGCGGGCCGGGAGCGGGTGACCAGGCGCAGCAGCGGCAGGAACCCCAGCACCACGAGGAAGTACGCGGCGGTCCCCCAGGCGCCCAGCAGCCACAGGCCGGCCCCGCACGCCATGCCGACCGCGCACGACACCCACACGGCGGCGGCGGTGGTCAGCCCGCGCACCACGTCGCGGCGGACGAAGATCAGGCCCGCGCCGATGAAGCCGATGCCCGACACGATCTGCCCGGCGACACGGGAGGGGTCCAGCATCACCAGGCCCTCGTCGAGCACGTCCCCGAAGCCGTACTTGCCGACCAGCATGAACAGCGCCGACCCCACTCCGACCAGGGTGTGGGTGCGCAGCCCGGCGTTCTTGTTGTGGTACTCCCGCTCCAACCCGATCAGCGAGCACAGCACGAGCGCGCTGAACAGCGCCAGCGCCTGCGGCCAACTCTGCGCGGCGAAGTCGGTGAGGTTGGTGGCCATGGTCACGCCCATGGCCGTGTTTACTATCCCGTGGCCGGGATCTTAATCGGAGTCGGGCTCGCTGCGGCGGTGCCCGTCGTGGTGGGACAGGTTCAGCGCCGTGGTCACCAGCGGGAAGTGGCTGAACGCCTGCGGGAAGTTGCCGACCTGGCGGCCGATGCGCGGGTCGTACTCCTCGGCGAGCAGCCCGACGTCGTTGCGCAGCGCCAGCAGCCGCTCGAACAGCTCCCGGGCCTCCTTCTCCCGCCCGATCGACAGCAGCGCGTTGGCCAGCCAGAAGCTGCACGCGAGGAACGCGCCCTCGTCGCCCGGCAGCTTGTCGGCCGCGTCCGCGCGGTCGGTGCGGTAGCGCAGCACGAAGCCGTCCACCATCAGGTCCTCGCGGATCGCCTCGATGGTGCCGACCACGCGCGGGTCGTCGTAGGGCAGGAATCCCACCTCGGGGATGAGCAGCAGGGACGCGTCCAGTTCGTGGCTGCCGTAGTACTGGGTGAAGGTGTTGCGCTCGGCGTCGTAGCCGTACTCGCACACCTCGGCGTGGATGGTGTCGCGCAGCGCCTTCCAGCGCTCCAGCGGCCCCTCCTTGCCGTACTCCTCGATCATCCGCACCGCGCGGTCGGCAGCCACCCAGGCCATGACCTTGGAGTGCACGAAGTGCTGGCGCGGGCCGCGCACCTCCCACAGGCCCTCGTCGGGTTCCGACCAGCACCACTCCAGGTAGTTGACGAGGGAGCGCTGCAGACCCCACACGTGCTCGCCCGCGCTCATCCCCGACTTCTGCGCCAGGTACAGCACCTCCATGACCTCGCCGTAGACGTCGAGCTGGTACTGGCCGACGGCGGCGTTGCCGATGCGCACCGGCCGGGACTCGGCGTAGCCGGGCAGCCAGTCGGCCTCCCACTCGGCGAGCCGCCGCTCGCCGCGCACCCCGTACATGATCTGGATGTGCTGGGGCTCCCCGGCGACCGCCCGCACCAGCCACTCCCGCCAGGAGTGCGCCTCGTCGGTGTAGCCGCTGCGGATCAGCGCCTCCAGGGTGATGGTGGCGTCGCGCAGCCAGCAGTAGCGGTAGTCCCAGTTGCGCACGCCGCCGATGTCCTCGGGCAGCGAGGTGGTGGGTGCGGCCACGATGCCGCCGGTGGGCCGGTAGGTGAGCGCCTTGAGGGTGATCAGCGAGCGCACCACGGCGTCGCGGTAGCGGCCCTGGTAGGTGCAGCGGGACACCCAGTCGCGCCAGAACCGCTCGGTCTGGGCGAGGGCCTTCTCCGCGTCGAGGTGGTCGGACTCCTCGGCGTGGGAGGGGTGCCAGGACAGCACGAAGGGGACGCGCTGGCCCGCGGTGACGGTGAAGTCCGCGTCGTGCATGAAGTTGTGGCCCTCGAGGGGGACCGGCCCGCTCAGCCACACCGAGTCGGGTCCGGCGACGGCCACCACCTCGCTGTCGACGCGGTGGATCCACGGCACGACGTTGCCGTAGTCGAACCGCAGGCGGATGGCGGTGCTCATCCGCACGGTCCCGGTCACGCCCTCGACGATGCGCACCAGGTGGGGGTGGCCGCCGCGCGGGGGCATGAAGTCGATGAGCCGGACGGTCCCGTCGGGGGTGTCCCACTCGCTCTCCAGGATCAGCGTGTCGTGGCGGTAGCGGCGACGGGTGGCCGTGCGCTCGCCTCCGGTGGGACGGATCCACCAGTTGCCGTTCTGCTCGTCGCCCAGCAGGGCGGCGAAGCAGGCGGGGGAGTCGAAGTGCGGAAGGCACATCCAGTCGACCGACCCGTCCCGCCCGACCAGGGCAGCGGTCTGCATGTCGCCGATCATCGCGTAGTCCTCGATCAGTGCGGACACGCCGATCACCCCCATCAAGGTTGCCGGAAGTCTTCCGTGTGTGGACGGGTCGCCAAATGCAGGGGCGCGGTGGTGGGAATCCACACCCGCGCCCCTGGGGCCTGCTGGAGGCAACGTTAGTCATGCCGGAGCGTGTCCGCTGCCACCTAGACCGATGTATAGATCACGTTCCCGACACAACGTTCATGAAGTGAAGATTTCGGTGGAAAGAAGGGCAGGAAAAAATATTGTTGCGCCGTTCGGGCGCATTGTCGCTTTTCGGGTCCGTCGACCGTTCCCCGGGGCGGGAGGGGCGGAGGGGAGACGGAGCCGCTTCCCCTCCACGCTATCCGGCCGCGGCCCGGTCGACGTGCAGCGGGGGGAGGAAGAGCTGCGTCAGCGGCCCGATCGACACCGCGAACAGCAGGGTACCCACCCCCACGGTTCCGCCCAGCGCGAAACCCGCGGCGACCACGGACACCTCGATGAGCGTGCGGGCCGCCACGATCGACAGGCCGCGCTCGGCCAGCCCTGTCATCAGACCGTCGCGGGGGCCGGGACCCAGGCCCGCGCCGATGTACAGACCACTGCCCAGAGCCACGGTCACGATGCCCGCCGCCAGCATCAGCCACTGCCCCACCGGGGTGCCAGGTTCGGGCAGCCACAGCAGTGAGACGTCCAGCGCCACGCCGATGCCCACCACGTTGAGCAGCGTGCCCACCCCGGCCCGCTGCCGCAGCGGAATCCACAGGAGGATCACCGCGGCCCCGGTGACGATCACCCACGTGCCGATCGACCAGCCCGTGCGCAGGTGCAGGCCCTGGTGCAGCACGTCCCAGGGGGCGGCGCCCAGTCCGGCGGCCACCTGCGCGGCCAGTCCGAGGCCGAACAGGTACAGGCCGACACACAACTGCGCCAGGCGGCGCGGGCGGGGCCGGGGCAGCGGCGGTGTGACAAACGCCCGCCGGGCCAGGGAGTGCCAGGAGAGGGGGAAAGCATCCGAGGAAGTCGATCGTGCCATGAGAGGGATAGTGGCGTGATAGAACAGTGAACAGTAGAGCCAATCGGAGAAAGTGGCACCGTGATGGCCCAAGGACGCCGGATCAGCGGGCACCTGCTGGCCCGAATGGTCGGAACCGCGGCCCGGCAGCGCCCCTACTACCTGGCGCTGGGCCGGGCCCTCAGCGGACTCGTGCTGGACGGCCGCGTGCCCACCCACACCCGCCTGCCCGCCGAACGCGAACTGGCCGAGGCCCTCGGTGTCAGCCGCAACACCGTCACCGCCGCCTACACCTGGCTGCGCGAGCACGGCTACCTGGACAGCCGCCGGGGGGCGGGAAGCTGGACGGTGCTGCCCGACAACGGCGGCGGTCCGACGCTGGCCCCCGACCCCGAACGCGTCGACCTGGGAGTGGCGGCCCCACCGGCGGTCGAGGGCCTCACCGAGGCGGCGCGCCTGGCCGCCGGACAGCTCGCCGCGCACGTGGGCGGCCGGGGCTACGCCGTGCTGGGGCTGCCCGAACTGCGCCACGCGGTGGCCCGCCGCTACACCGAACGCGGCCTGCCCACCACCCCCGACCAGATCTTCGTCACCAACGGAGCCCAGCAGGGCGTGGCGCTGCTCATGGCGCTGCTGGCCGACCCCGGCGACACCCTCCTCGCGGAGTCGCCCACCTACCCGCACTCCCTGGCCGCGGCACGCCACCTGGGCCTGCGACTGCGCACCGTCGGCGTCACCTCCGCGGGCTGGGACACCGAACTGCTGCTCGACGCCTTCCGCCACTGGCGGCCCCGGATCGCCTACCTGATCCCCGACTTCCACAACCCCACCGGGGCGCTCATGGACGACCGGACCCGCGCCGAGGTCGTGGCCGAGGCGCGCCGCACCCGCACCGCGATCGTCGTGGACGAGAGCGCCGCCGAACTCGCCCTCGACCCGGACGGCCGGCCCGCGCCCACCGCCGTCCACGACACCGACGGCCGGGTCTTCAGCGTGGGCAGCGCCTCCAAGCTGCTGTGGGGCGGACTGCGCGTCGGCTGGATCCGCACCAGCCCGGCGACGGCGGCCCGCCTGAGCTCCCTGCGCCAGCGCGTCGACCTGGCCACCCCGGTCATGGAGCAGTTGCTCGCCACCCACCTGCTCGCCGACCTTCCCCGGGTCCGCGCCGAACGGGACGGCCAACTGCGGCGCAACAGGGACGCCCTGGCCGCGGCGCTGCGCGAGCACCTGCCCGACTGGCGCTTCACCGCCCCCGCGGGCGGCTGGGTGCTGTGGGCCAGGATGCCGAGCCCGACCGCCACCGCCCTGCACGGGGCGGCCGAGCGGCGCGGCGTGCACCTGGCTCCGGGCCCGGCCTTCGGCGTCGAGGGCTCCCTGGAGTACCACGTGCGGCTGTCCTACACCCAGCCGCCCGAGGTCCTGCGCGACGCGGTGCGCCGCGTCGCCGACGCCTACGCCGACACCTCCGCCCGCCCCGGCGCGGCGCCGGGCGGCTTCTACGTCTGAGCCCTCAGCCGCGGCGGGAGGCGGCGACCCGCGCGGCGAACCGGGACACCTCCTCCAGTACCTCCTCGCGGTTGGTCTCGTTGAACACCTCGTGCCGCGCCCCGGGGAAGATCCGCGCGGCGGTGTCGGGGCCCGCCAGCGCCAGGACGCCGCGCAGCGTGCCCTCCAGGGGCACCAGGCGGTCCTCGGAGCCGTGCAGCCACAGCAGCGGGACGCCGATGCGGCCCGCCGCTGTGGCGCGGTCCAGCTCCACGCGCAGCGCCCGCAGGGTGGGCCGCTTGAACGGACCGTGCCAGACCAGCGGGTCGGCGGCGTAGGCCGCGCCCACCTCGGGGTCGCGCGACAGGGTCGCGGTGTCGACGGGCTCGTCGGGGATCTCGGGTTCGGCGAGCATGCGGTCGACGACCGCCCACTCGCCCAGCACCGGGCCGCTCAGCACCAGCCCCGCCGCCTCGCCGGGGTGGGTCTGGACGTAGCGGGCGGCGACCAGCCCGCCCATCGAGTGCCCGACCACCACCAGCGGCAGCGACCGGTAGGCGGTGCGCGCCTGGGTGACGACGCGGTGCACGTCCTCGACCACCCCGGCGAAGTCGTCGACGAGCACCCGCTCGCCCGACGACTCCCCGTGCCCCCGGTGGTCGACGCCGTAGCAGACCGCGCCGCGCTCGCACAACCGGCGCGCCACGTGCTCGTAGCGTCCGATGTGCTCGCCGTAGCCGTGCACCAGCACCACCAGGCACCCGGGGTCGGCTCCGGCCCGCGCCCACGCCCTGACGTGCAGCTTCCCCGCCCCCTGCGGTCCGCCGGGCAGGTTCCAGTCGCGCACGCCGATCACGGCGGCCCCCAATCTCCGAGCTGTCCTCCGTCGCCTGAGACGATAACGCGGACCGCGCCGGACGCGCCGTCCCCGTGTCGTTGCCGCGCCCGGTGTCACCGGCGGAGACTAGGGTAGGGAGGCCACGGTTCCGCGCCCCCAACCGTCACGGGAGGTGACGCCGGTGCTGTCCGACTCCTACGGGAGGGTCGCCACCGATCTGAGGGTCTCCCTCACCGACCGCTGCAACCTGCGCTGCACCTACTGCATGCCCCCCGAGGGGCTGGAGTGGCTGCCCAAGCCGGAACTGCTCACCGACGACGAGGTCGTCCGGCTCGTCCGCATCGGCGTCACCCTGCTCGGCATCCGCGAGGTGCGCTTCACCGGCGGCGAGCCGCTGCTGCGCCGCGGCCTGCCCGGCATCGTCGCGGCCACCACCGCGCTCGCCCCCCGACCGAAGACCGCGCTCACCACCAACGGCATCGGTCTGGCGCGCGTCGCTCCGGCGCTGGCCGAGGCGGGCCTGGACCGCGTCAACGTCTCCCTGGACACCCTCGACCCCGAGGTCTTCGAGAAGCTGGCCCGCAGGCGGCGGCTGGACGACGTCCTGGAGGGGCTGGCGGGCGCGGCCCGAGCCGGACTGACCCCGGTGAAGGTCAACGCGGTCCTCATGCGCGGCGTCAACGACCACGAGGCCGTCGACCTGCTCGGCTACTGCCTGGAGCACGGCTACCGGCTGCGGTTCATCGAGCAGATGCCGCTGGACGCCCAGCACGGCTGGCGGCGCGAGGACATGGTCACCGCCGACGAGATCCTGGAGCGCCTTTCTGACGCCTACGACCTCACCCCCGTCGACGCCGCCGAGCGCGGCAGCGCCCCGGCCGAGGAGTTCTCCGTCGACGGCGGCCCCGCCACGGTCGGCGTCATCGGCTCGGTCACCCGCCCGTTCTGCGGGGCCTGCGACCGGGTGCGGCTGACCGCCGACGGCCAGGTCCGCAACTGCCTGTTCGCCCGCGAGGAGTCCGACCTGCGCGGCCCGATGCGCGCGGGCGCCGACGACGCCGAGATCGCCGAGCGCTGGCGCGCCGCGGTGGCCGCGAAGCTGCCCGGCCACGGCATCGACAACCCCGAGTTCCTGCAACCGACCCGCCCGATGTCGGCGATCGGCGGCTGACCGCGCCGAAGCCCGCGTCCTCCGGTCACCCCTCTCCTCCGGGACTCACCGAGGTGTGGGTGTCGGGTTCTGCGGTGGACGCGGGTTCTTCTCGGAAGAGCCCGGGGAAGGCGGGGCATTCCGCCCCGGCGCCCGGGGCGGGCTCCCACGGGTTGGTCGTGACTGGTCGAGGCGTCCTGGGCGCCGAGTCCGGGCGCGTCTCCACGGGCGGATGAGGGGGCGAGGACACCGGTCGCCCCGCGCCGGTCTGCCCGTGGCGCGGGATTGTCTTCGCGGGCGCGGGAGGGCGGGGCCGTGGCCGGACTCGGCGCCGGGGCGCCTCGACCGGCCACCGGCAGCCGGTGGTGTCCCATCGCGGGGGCTGGGCTGGAACACCCCCGGACCGATCGGCCGGTCCGTCTTCCCCGCACGGCCGGTGCCCGCCGCGAAGGCGGCCGTCACACCTCAGTCAGGTGGTCTTCACCCAGGGGGCCGTGCGGCCCCAGCCCCGTGAGGTGAAGACCACCTGGAAACCACCCACGGGACCGAGGTTCCAAAGCCCCCGGGCCCGTCACCGTTCCGGGTCCTCCGGGGTCAGCGCGCCGCTGGTCAGCCCGTCGCGGGCCAGTTCCGCCGCCCGTGACGCCAGCTCCGCCAGCCGCCTGGCCTGCCGCTCGAACTCCTCCAGGGAGCGGAACGCCGCCCCGTAGCGGTGCTGCTCGGCCACGTCCATCTGCGGCACCCGCGCCGATCGGGCGTCGGTGCGGAACACGCCGCTGGCGCTGGTGGAGCGGCGCGTGTTGGCCGCGCTGCGCAGGAAGCCGTTGAGGAAGTCGGTGTCCAGGCGGTCGCTGGTGGAGCGCAGGGCGTCGCCGTCGATCTCGGCCAGCCCGTTGTCGACCAGGTCGGCCACGCGCACCTGGGCCGCGCCCAGCTCGCGGGACCCCTCGGCCAGCTCGGGCAGGGTGCGCGCCACTTCCGCCAGGACCTCGCGCAGTTCGGCGCGCACGGCCGCGTACTCGGCCGGATGGTCGGGCACCACCTGCGGCGTGTGGCGGCCCGGGGTGAGGTCGACCCGGTCGTCGAGGAGGTCGATCAGGGGCACCTCGACCCGCTGGTGCTCGGCCGGGTCGAGGGGGCCGTCGGGGTCGGCCGACGACAGGTCGGTCATGCGCACCGAGGCGACCGCGTCGGACGGCGTCTCGGGGCGGCGCAGCAGCCACAGGTGCACCGGCTGGGCGTGCGCGGCGGCCATTCCGGCGGGCAGCGCGACGACCTCGGTGAGCAGGCCGCGCCGCACCAGGTCGGCGCGGATGCGGCGGCCGGTGCGGCGGTAGGCGGCCGACGTCGACATGACGACGACTGCGCGGCCCCCGGGCGCGGTGTGCGCGTAGGCGTGCTGCAGCCAGGCCAGTTCCGCCTCGGCGCGGGGCGGCAGCCCCAGCTCCCAGCGCGGGTCCAGCAGCAGTTCCTCGCGGCCCCAGTCGGCGGTGGCCGTCGGCGGGTCGCAGACCACCAGTTCGGCCTGGTGGCCCGTCCACCGGTCGGCGCGCAGCGAGTCGCCGACGCGCACCTCGGCGTCGGTGGACAGCTCCACCTCGGCGCGCAGCCGGGCCAGCCGGGCGGCGTCGGGGTCGACCTCCTGCCCGGCGCGCCGCGCGTCGGGTCCGCCCACGGCCAGCAGCAGCGAGCCGATGCCGCAGGCCGGGTC is a genomic window containing:
- a CDS encoding MFS transporter; amino-acid sequence: MLYPVYALLFADSGLSEAQISSLFALWSVTSFTLEVPSGVLADRVSRRLLLAAAPLLAGAGFALWVLLPSYPAFAVGFVLWGAGGALGSGALEALVYEGLAAAGAAHRYPRLIGRSRAVATAAVVVATPLASPVLAAGGYAALGAASVAACVCAAAAGWALPEAPRDRAASDDGDGEAGVLRDALAEVRRAPALLGVLALLSVLSGAEALEEYLPLLARSTGVSDTAVPPLVLLVTAGTAVGQWCAGHATRWAGPALCAAALLLAVGAFSGHPAGMLGVAAAFGVLAWAGVAVETRLQERISDRSRATVTSLAGIGTETVGLLFFAVYGLGSVWAGPGALFAVLAVPFLVVGLLLWRPR
- a CDS encoding MgtC/SapB family protein, coding for MGVTMATNLTDFAAQSWPQALALFSALVLCSLIGLEREYHNKNAGLRTHTLVGVGSALFMLVGKYGFGDVLDEGLVMLDPSRVAGQIVSGIGFIGAGLIFVRRDVVRGLTTAAAVWVSCAVGMACGAGLWLLGAWGTAAYFLVVLGFLPLLRLVTRSRPADALLRVNYEDGRGVLRSVLALATAAGFSVHDVRAQRRTERDGAATVDLDLRLEGRADTGHLAAELSETDGVLRVRVLRPDGSE
- a CDS encoding glycoside hydrolase family 15 protein, with the protein product MGVIGVSALIEDYAMIGDMQTAALVGRDGSVDWMCLPHFDSPACFAALLGDEQNGNWWIRPTGGERTATRRRYRHDTLILESEWDTPDGTVRLIDFMPPRGGHPHLVRIVEGVTGTVRMSTAIRLRFDYGNVVPWIHRVDSEVVAVAGPDSVWLSGPVPLEGHNFMHDADFTVTAGQRVPFVLSWHPSHAEESDHLDAEKALAQTERFWRDWVSRCTYQGRYRDAVVRSLITLKALTYRPTGGIVAAPTTSLPEDIGGVRNWDYRYCWLRDATITLEALIRSGYTDEAHSWREWLVRAVAGEPQHIQIMYGVRGERRLAEWEADWLPGYAESRPVRIGNAAVGQYQLDVYGEVMEVLYLAQKSGMSAGEHVWGLQRSLVNYLEWCWSEPDEGLWEVRGPRQHFVHSKVMAWVAADRAVRMIEEYGKEGPLERWKALRDTIHAEVCEYGYDAERNTFTQYYGSHELDASLLLIPEVGFLPYDDPRVVGTIEAIREDLMVDGFVLRYRTDRADAADKLPGDEGAFLACSFWLANALLSIGREKEARELFERLLALRNDVGLLAEEYDPRIGRQVGNFPQAFSHFPLVTTALNLSHHDGHRRSEPDSD
- a CDS encoding YczE/YyaS/YitT family protein, with translation MARSTSSDAFPLSWHSLARRAFVTPPLPRPRPRRLAQLCVGLYLFGLGLAAQVAAGLGAAPWDVLHQGLHLRTGWSIGTWVIVTGAAVILLWIPLRQRAGVGTLLNVVGIGVALDVSLLWLPEPGTPVGQWLMLAAGIVTVALGSGLYIGAGLGPGPRDGLMTGLAERGLSIVAARTLIEVSVVAAGFALGGTVGVGTLLFAVSIGPLTQLFLPPLHVDRAAAG
- a CDS encoding PLP-dependent aminotransferase family protein yields the protein MAQGRRISGHLLARMVGTAARQRPYYLALGRALSGLVLDGRVPTHTRLPAERELAEALGVSRNTVTAAYTWLREHGYLDSRRGAGSWTVLPDNGGGPTLAPDPERVDLGVAAPPAVEGLTEAARLAAGQLAAHVGGRGYAVLGLPELRHAVARRYTERGLPTTPDQIFVTNGAQQGVALLMALLADPGDTLLAESPTYPHSLAAARHLGLRLRTVGVTSAGWDTELLLDAFRHWRPRIAYLIPDFHNPTGALMDDRTRAEVVAEARRTRTAIVVDESAAELALDPDGRPAPTAVHDTDGRVFSVGSASKLLWGGLRVGWIRTSPATAARLSSLRQRVDLATPVMEQLLATHLLADLPRVRAERDGQLRRNRDALAAALREHLPDWRFTAPAGGWVLWARMPSPTATALHGAAERRGVHLAPGPAFGVEGSLEYHVRLSYTQPPEVLRDAVRRVADAYADTSARPGAAPGGFYV
- a CDS encoding alpha/beta hydrolase; this encodes MIGVRDWNLPGGPQGAGKLHVRAWARAGADPGCLVVLVHGYGEHIGRYEHVARRLCERGAVCYGVDHRGHGESSGERVLVDDFAGVVEDVHRVVTQARTAYRSLPLVVVGHSMGGLVAARYVQTHPGEAAGLVLSGPVLGEWAVVDRMLAEPEIPDEPVDTATLSRDPEVGAAYAADPLVWHGPFKRPTLRALRVELDRATAAGRIGVPLLWLHGSEDRLVPLEGTLRGVLALAGPDTAARIFPGARHEVFNETNREEVLEEVSRFAARVAASRRG
- the moaA gene encoding GTP 3',8-cyclase MoaA, which translates into the protein MLSDSYGRVATDLRVSLTDRCNLRCTYCMPPEGLEWLPKPELLTDDEVVRLVRIGVTLLGIREVRFTGGEPLLRRGLPGIVAATTALAPRPKTALTTNGIGLARVAPALAEAGLDRVNVSLDTLDPEVFEKLARRRRLDDVLEGLAGAARAGLTPVKVNAVLMRGVNDHEAVDLLGYCLEHGYRLRFIEQMPLDAQHGWRREDMVTADEILERLSDAYDLTPVDAAERGSAPAEEFSVDGGPATVGVIGSVTRPFCGACDRVRLTADGQVRNCLFAREESDLRGPMRAGADDAEIAERWRAAVAAKLPGHGIDNPEFLQPTRPMSAIGG
- a CDS encoding N-6 DNA methylase, whose protein sequence is MQSTARITDEQHVTAADIARLAGVTRAAVSNWRRRHDDFPDPVGGTKSSPLFALSQVRAWLERQDKGYEESDEVRLWHALRGEHPESMVRGVCEVAEALRDGAETDSQAVRVARKLSEETSPAQVLAALVARLRNSPQRGDTETSSTARLVRAVARFAGDDAASVFDPACGIGSLLLAVGGPDARRAGQEVDPDAARLARLRAEVELSTDAEVRVGDSLRADRWTGHQAELVVCDPPTATADWGREELLLDPRWELGLPPRAEAELAWLQHAYAHTAPGGRAVVVMSTSAAYRRTGRRIRADLVRRGLLTEVVALPAGMAAAHAQPVHLWLLRRPETPSDAVASVRMTDLSSADPDGPLDPAEHQRVEVPLIDLLDDRVDLTPGRHTPQVVPDHPAEYAAVRAELREVLAEVARTLPELAEGSRELGAAQVRVADLVDNGLAEIDGDALRSTSDRLDTDFLNGFLRSAANTRRSTSASGVFRTDARSARVPQMDVAEQHRYGAAFRSLEEFERQARRLAELASRAAELARDGLTSGALTPEDPER